Proteins encoded together in one Shewanella oneidensis MR-1 window:
- a CDS encoding polyamine ABC transporter substrate-binding protein has protein sequence MKLFNKMTTLALVTAGTLASVAVQAEEVVRMYNWSDYIAEDTLENFKKETGIRVIYDVFDSNEVVEAKLLSGRSGYDIVVPSNHFLAKQIKAGAFKPLDRSKLTNFKNLNADLMKLLEKADPGNQYAVPYLWGTNGIGYNINKVKAAVGEDAPPFNSMELIFNPKYAEKISKCGFAMLDSADDMVPQAMIYLGLDPNSTKAEDYEKAGELLEKIRPYVTYFHSSRYISDLANGDICVAYGFSGDVFQAAARADEAGNGNKIGYSIPKEGANLWFDMLAIPADATNVENAHKLINYLLRPEVIAPISNYVAYANPNDLAQPLVDEAIRNDPAIYPPKEVLDKLYIGEIRPLKIQRVLTRVWTKVKSGQ, from the coding sequence ATGAAGCTATTTAATAAGATGACGACTTTGGCTTTAGTTACCGCAGGAACACTTGCCAGCGTTGCTGTTCAGGCTGAAGAAGTCGTGCGTATGTATAACTGGTCTGATTATATCGCTGAAGACACCTTAGAAAACTTCAAGAAAGAAACTGGGATCCGGGTGATTTATGATGTATTTGACAGCAACGAAGTAGTCGAAGCTAAGTTATTATCTGGTCGCAGCGGCTATGACATCGTCGTCCCATCCAACCATTTCCTCGCTAAACAGATTAAGGCGGGTGCATTCAAGCCACTAGACCGCTCTAAACTCACCAATTTTAAAAACCTCAATGCTGATCTGATGAAGCTGTTAGAAAAGGCCGATCCAGGGAACCAATATGCTGTACCTTACCTTTGGGGAACTAACGGTATTGGTTATAACATTAACAAAGTGAAAGCGGCTGTGGGTGAAGATGCGCCACCATTCAACTCTATGGAGCTGATCTTTAACCCCAAATACGCTGAGAAAATATCGAAGTGTGGCTTTGCGATGTTAGATTCGGCCGATGACATGGTGCCACAGGCGATGATTTATCTTGGGCTCGATCCTAACAGTACTAAGGCCGAAGATTACGAAAAAGCCGGTGAGTTACTCGAAAAGATTCGTCCCTATGTGACGTATTTCCATTCATCACGTTATATCTCTGATCTCGCCAATGGTGATATTTGTGTTGCTTATGGTTTCTCTGGTGACGTGTTCCAAGCTGCTGCCCGCGCCGATGAAGCGGGTAATGGCAACAAGATTGGTTACTCGATCCCTAAAGAAGGCGCCAACCTGTGGTTCGATATGTTAGCCATCCCAGCAGACGCCACTAACGTGGAAAATGCTCATAAGCTTATCAACTACTTATTACGTCCAGAAGTGATAGCACCTATCTCTAACTATGTGGCTTATGCCAATCCTAATGATTTAGCACAACCATTAGTTGATGAAGCGATTCGCAATGACCCAGCGATTTATCCACCAAAAGAAGTGTTGGATAAATTGTACATTGGCGAGATTCGTCCATTGAAAATCCAACGTGTATTAACTCGTGTCTGGACCAAAGTGAAGTCAGGCCAATAA
- the potA gene encoding polyamine ABC transporter ATP-binding protein, producing MASTSGVTNKPTTKTQEKVLLKIERVSKLFDDVRAVDDVSLTINKGEIFALLGGSGSGKSTLLRMLAGFERPTSGRIYLDGEDITDLPPYERPINMMFQSYALFPHMTVAQNIAFGLKQDKLPKAEIEQRVQEMLKLVHMEQYGKRKPHQLSGGQRQRVALARSLAKRPKLLLLDEPMGALDKKLRTQMQLEVVEILERVGVTCVMVTHDQEEAMTMAGRISIMSDGWIAQTGSPMDIYESPNSRMIAEFIGSVNLFSGEIEVDEVDHLIIKPNDLARSFYVGYGVTTSLEDKRVWLAVRPEKTIISREQPEGEYNWAKGIVHDIAYLGGISVYYIRLENGQIVQCSMTNRERRADHATWDDEVFISWEDTSGVVLRS from the coding sequence ATGGCAAGCACCTCGGGCGTCACCAATAAACCCACAACAAAGACGCAAGAAAAAGTCCTGCTTAAGATTGAGCGGGTGAGTAAGTTATTTGACGATGTACGCGCGGTTGATGACGTATCATTGACGATCAATAAAGGTGAGATTTTTGCCTTACTTGGGGGCTCAGGCTCTGGTAAGTCGACCTTATTACGCATGCTCGCTGGATTTGAAAGACCAACAAGTGGCCGGATTTATCTTGATGGCGAAGATATTACCGATCTGCCGCCTTACGAGCGCCCTATCAACATGATGTTCCAATCCTATGCACTGTTTCCCCATATGACAGTGGCACAAAATATTGCCTTCGGATTAAAGCAAGATAAGTTGCCTAAAGCTGAAATTGAGCAGCGCGTACAGGAAATGCTCAAGTTGGTGCATATGGAGCAATACGGAAAACGAAAACCCCATCAACTTTCTGGCGGTCAGCGCCAACGGGTCGCCTTGGCACGCTCTTTGGCAAAACGCCCCAAATTATTATTGCTCGACGAGCCAATGGGCGCGCTCGATAAAAAACTGCGTACCCAGATGCAGCTAGAAGTGGTTGAAATCCTTGAGCGCGTTGGTGTGACATGTGTGATGGTGACCCACGATCAAGAAGAAGCCATGACCATGGCGGGGCGGATTTCAATTATGAGTGATGGCTGGATAGCCCAAACTGGCTCTCCTATGGATATCTACGAGAGTCCAAATAGCCGCATGATTGCTGAATTTATTGGCTCTGTGAACCTGTTTAGTGGTGAGATTGAAGTGGACGAAGTCGACCATCTCATCATTAAGCCTAATGATTTAGCGCGATCTTTCTATGTAGGTTACGGTGTGACCACCAGCCTTGAAGATAAACGTGTATGGCTAGCAGTGCGCCCTGAAAAAACCATTATTAGTCGTGAGCAACCTGAAGGTGAATACAACTGGGCCAAAGGTATAGTGCATGATATTGCTTATTTAGGCGGGATTTCGGTTTACTACATTCGCCTTGAAAATGGGCAGATTGTGCAGTGCAGTATGACAAACCGTGAACGCCGCGCTGACCATGCAACCTGGGATGATGAAGTGTTCATCAGTTGGGAGGACACCAGTGGCGTGGTGTTAAGATCATGA
- a CDS encoding ABC transporter permease subunit, producing MKIKSKLKWLKGRFWTISFPYAWLLLFFALPFAIVFKISLSTAAIAIPPYEATFQYADDVLNIFLHLGNYLMLLDDPLYYTAYLSSLKMALVSTIGCLIIGYPMAYAIARAPARWQTVLLLLVMLPSWTSFLIRVYAWMGILSNTGIINNSLMWLGIISEPLQILNTNIAVYIGIIYAYLPFMILPLYATLVKLDMSLIEAASDLGSSRINTFWKITFPLSKSGVIAGSMLVFIPAVGEFVIPELLGGPDSLMIGKVLWQEFFNNRDWPVASSLAIVMLVLLIIPITLFHRYQARSLEKDL from the coding sequence ATGAAGATAAAGTCAAAACTCAAATGGCTTAAAGGACGTTTCTGGACGATTAGCTTCCCTTATGCTTGGCTATTGCTGTTCTTTGCCTTGCCCTTTGCGATCGTTTTTAAGATCAGTTTGTCTACGGCGGCGATTGCTATCCCGCCCTATGAAGCGACCTTTCAATATGCAGATGATGTGTTAAATATCTTTCTGCACTTAGGTAACTATTTAATGTTGCTCGATGATCCGTTGTACTACACAGCGTATCTCAGTTCACTAAAAATGGCCCTAGTATCAACAATCGGTTGTTTGATTATCGGCTATCCCATGGCCTATGCCATTGCCCGCGCACCTGCCAGATGGCAGACCGTTTTACTGCTATTGGTGATGCTACCTTCATGGACCTCATTTTTAATCCGGGTTTACGCTTGGATGGGGATCTTAAGTAATACAGGCATTATCAATAACTCGTTAATGTGGCTTGGGATTATTTCTGAGCCATTGCAAATATTAAACACCAATATTGCTGTGTATATCGGGATTATTTATGCCTATTTACCCTTTATGATCCTGCCGCTATACGCGACTTTAGTTAAGTTGGACATGAGTTTAATTGAGGCTGCATCGGATCTTGGCTCAAGCCGTATCAATACCTTCTGGAAAATCACTTTCCCGTTATCTAAGAGTGGGGTGATTGCAGGTTCTATGCTGGTGTTTATTCCGGCGGTAGGTGAGTTTGTGATCCCTGAGCTACTCGGCGGCCCAGATTCCTTAATGATAGGTAAAGTATTGTGGCAGGAGTTCTTCAATAACCGTGATTGGCCGGTAGCCTCATCACTGGCAATTGTGATGCTAGTACTACTGATTATTCCTATTACCTTATTCCATCGCTATCAAGCGCGT